A portion of the Tenacibaculum todarodis genome contains these proteins:
- the ctlX gene encoding citrulline utilization hydrolase CtlX encodes MQQTTNTILMVRPASFRMNEQTAVNNYYQQSLKDMLPAAINAKAQQEFDVFVVKLQQNGIKVIVVEDAKEPDTPDALFPNNWISFHENGDVAIYPMFAENRRLERREDVLETLEKEGFKIENVIDYTEAEEEQIFLEGTGSMILDRQNRKAYCAISPRAEEELFIEFCEDFEYTPIIFTANQTVQDSREAIYHTNVMMCIAETFAVICLSSIDDKKERKNVVKNLKSDGKEVIDITEKQVQQFAGNMLQVIGKDNKKFLIMSTSAYNSLTAMQLQKIEKHATIIHSDLTTIETCGGGSARCMMAEVFLPKK; translated from the coding sequence ATGCAACAAACTACCAATACTATTTTAATGGTTCGTCCAGCAAGTTTTAGGATGAATGAACAAACAGCAGTAAATAACTATTATCAACAATCTTTAAAAGACATGTTGCCAGCTGCTATTAATGCTAAAGCACAACAAGAATTTGATGTTTTTGTAGTCAAATTACAACAAAACGGAATAAAAGTTATTGTTGTTGAAGACGCCAAAGAGCCAGATACTCCAGACGCACTTTTTCCTAATAACTGGATTTCTTTTCACGAAAACGGAGATGTAGCAATCTACCCAATGTTTGCAGAAAATAGAAGATTAGAAAGAAGAGAAGACGTTTTAGAAACTTTAGAAAAAGAAGGTTTTAAAATAGAAAATGTAATAGATTATACAGAAGCCGAAGAAGAACAAATTTTTCTTGAAGGTACTGGAAGTATGATTTTAGACAGACAAAATAGAAAAGCATATTGCGCCATTTCTCCACGAGCTGAAGAGGAGTTATTTATAGAATTTTGTGAAGATTTTGAATATACTCCAATAATTTTTACAGCAAATCAAACCGTGCAAGATAGCAGAGAAGCAATTTACCACACCAATGTTATGATGTGTATTGCAGAAACTTTTGCGGTAATTTGTTTAAGTTCTATTGACGATAAAAAAGAACGTAAAAACGTTGTGAAAAACTTAAAGTCAGACGGTAAAGAAGTTATTGATATTACCGAAAAACAGGTACAGCAATTTGCCGGAAATATGTTACAGGTTATTGGAAAAGACAATAAAAAGTTTTTAATAATGAGTACTTCTGCATACAATTCGCTAACAGCGATGCAATTACAAAAAATAGAAAAACACGCTACTATAATTCATTCCGATTTAACAACTATAGAAACCTGTGGAGGCGGAAGCGCACGCTGTATGATGGCAGAAGTTTTTCTCCCGAAGAAATAA
- a CDS encoding PrsW family intramembrane metalloprotease, with the protein MNLLLLAVAPVMVIILYIYFKDKFEKEPIKFLFKNFMLGATVSVLITAILSGILINLIPLTDSKSIIQQFIQAFVVVALVEEFAKFVIVKYYAQNNKEFNEPFDGIVYAVMVSMGFAALENVLYTFQHGASTGVLRAFTAVPAHATFAILMGYFMGKAKFSSNKTTLNLFGLLAATLFHGAYDFFLFIDFVPGIATGAFISLAIGVFLSNKAIKKHTREEHIL; encoded by the coding sequence ATGAACTTACTACTTTTAGCAGTTGCGCCAGTAATGGTCATTATTTTATACATCTATTTTAAAGATAAGTTTGAAAAAGAACCTATAAAGTTTTTATTTAAAAACTTTATGTTAGGAGCAACAGTAAGCGTTCTAATTACAGCAATTTTAAGCGGAATATTAATCAACTTAATACCTTTAACAGATTCTAAAAGCATTATTCAGCAATTTATACAAGCATTTGTAGTAGTTGCCTTAGTAGAAGAGTTTGCTAAGTTTGTAATTGTAAAATATTACGCTCAAAACAATAAAGAGTTTAACGAACCTTTTGATGGTATTGTATATGCAGTAATGGTTTCCATGGGGTTTGCAGCTTTAGAAAATGTACTATATACTTTTCAGCACGGAGCATCAACCGGAGTTTTAAGAGCATTTACAGCAGTTCCAGCACATGCAACATTTGCAATTTTAATGGGGTATTTTATGGGGAAAGCTAAATTTTCTTCAAACAAAACAACACTTAACTTATTTGGATTGTTAGCAGCAACATTATTTCATGGTGCTTATGATTTCTTCCTATTTATAGATTTTGTTCCTGGTATTGCAACAGGTGCATTTATATCTCTTGCTATTGGGGTTTTCTTATCAAACAAAGCAATTAAAAAGCATACAAGAGAAGAACATATTCTCTAA
- a CDS encoding TolC family protein translates to MKVIKNTILIVAFLTTLKGISQEILTKKEALAITLENNFGVKIANNNLEVAKNNTSIYNTGFLPTASISSGANYRNESQTINRQDGTSTTINGAITKSYNASLNLNYTIFDGLGRKYNYQQLKETYNLTELQAKKTIENTYLQLFTTYFQIARLAENSNNLSEALAISKQRLKRATYQYEYGQSTKLELLNAEVDINNDSITLINAKQQLSNAKRGLNVILGVEKEVNYDVETEVAFNKMLNFDDLHQKTIANNATLKQNEKNIAISEFNIKINKTNYLPTLGLNTSYGWNKSENPSTSFLAASTSNGLNAGLSLSWNLFDGGSTKTRVANAKIALENQEILLEQQKITIGNTLKNTWENYQNQLFILQAQEKNVLTTQNNFERTQERYKLGQVTSIEFRQAQINLINSKTALNNAKFDAKLIELQLLQLSGQILNVAF, encoded by the coding sequence ATGAAGGTCATTAAAAACACAATACTAATAGTCGCTTTTTTAACGACTTTAAAAGGAATTTCTCAAGAAATTTTAACAAAAAAAGAAGCACTAGCAATAACCTTAGAAAACAACTTTGGTGTTAAAATTGCAAACAATAATTTAGAAGTTGCTAAAAACAATACAAGTATTTACAATACTGGTTTTTTACCAACAGCTTCTATTTCTTCAGGTGCAAATTATAGAAATGAAAGTCAGACTATTAATAGACAAGACGGAACTTCTACAACAATTAACGGAGCAATTACAAAAAGTTATAATGCTTCTTTAAATTTAAATTATACAATTTTTGATGGTTTGGGTAGAAAGTATAACTATCAGCAATTAAAAGAAACCTATAATTTAACGGAATTACAAGCCAAAAAAACTATTGAAAACACCTATTTACAGTTGTTTACAACGTATTTTCAAATAGCAAGATTGGCTGAAAATAGCAATAATTTAAGTGAAGCTTTAGCTATTTCTAAACAACGTTTAAAACGTGCAACCTATCAATATGAATACGGACAATCTACAAAATTAGAGTTGTTAAATGCTGAAGTTGATATTAATAATGATAGCATTACATTGATAAATGCTAAACAACAATTAAGCAATGCAAAACGTGGGTTAAATGTAATTTTAGGTGTAGAGAAAGAGGTTAATTATGATGTAGAAACTGAAGTAGCTTTTAATAAAATGTTGAATTTTGATGATCTACATCAAAAAACAATTGCTAATAATGCTACTTTAAAACAAAATGAAAAGAACATTGCAATTAGTGAATTCAATATTAAAATAAATAAGACTAACTACTTACCTACTTTAGGTTTAAATACTTCGTATGGTTGGAATAAAAGCGAAAACCCTTCAACTTCTTTTTTAGCAGCCTCTACTTCCAACGGATTAAATGCTGGTTTAAGTTTATCTTGGAATTTATTTGATGGAGGAAGTACTAAAACACGTGTTGCAAATGCCAAAATTGCCTTAGAAAACCAAGAAATACTTTTAGAACAACAAAAAATAACAATAGGTAATACATTAAAAAACACTTGGGAGAATTACCAAAATCAATTATTTATTCTACAAGCTCAAGAGAAAAACGTGTTAACTACTCAAAACAATTTTGAAAGAACACAAGAGCGTTATAAATTAGGACAAGTAACTTCTATAGAATTTAGACAAGCTCAAATAAATTTAATTAATTCTAAAACTGCTTTAAACAATGCTAAATTTGATGCAAAATTAATTGAATTACAATTGCTTCAATTAAGTGGACAGATATTAAATGTAGCGTTTTAA
- the carA gene encoding glutamine-hydrolyzing carbamoyl-phosphate synthase small subunit: MKYQSRKKALVLLADGTIFYGKSVGIEGTSTGEICFNTGMTGYQEIFTDPSYFGQLMVTTNAHIGNYGINNNEVESDGIKISGLICRNFSFTHSRVDSDGNLFDWFKEHNLVAISDVDTRALVSYIRDNGAMNAIISTDVDNIDELKKQLAGTPNMEGLELASKVSTKEPYFVGDENSEIKIAALDIGIKKNILRNLVKRGAYIKVYPYNSSFEELSSFNPDGYFISNGPGDPEPLTDAINTAKEIIKSDSPLFGICLGHQVIALANGISTYKMHNGHRGINHPVKNLLTGKGEITSQNHGFAINREETEAHSDVEITHVHLNDNTVAGIKMKSKNVFSVQYHPEASPGPHDSEYLFDQFIENIKKTKQVQA; this comes from the coding sequence ATGAAATATCAATCACGTAAAAAAGCCCTAGTTTTATTAGCAGACGGAACCATTTTTTATGGAAAATCTGTAGGAATAGAAGGAACATCTACTGGTGAAATCTGTTTTAATACAGGTATGACTGGTTATCAAGAAATATTTACTGATCCATCTTATTTTGGACAGTTAATGGTAACAACCAATGCACATATAGGTAACTATGGAATTAATAATAACGAAGTTGAATCTGATGGAATTAAAATTTCAGGTTTAATTTGCCGTAACTTTAGTTTTACACATTCTCGTGTAGATTCTGATGGAAATTTATTTGATTGGTTTAAAGAACACAATTTAGTAGCAATTTCTGATGTAGATACTCGTGCATTAGTTTCTTATATAAGAGATAATGGAGCAATGAATGCTATTATTTCTACTGATGTTGATAACATTGATGAATTAAAAAAACAGTTAGCTGGAACTCCAAATATGGAAGGTTTAGAACTTGCCTCTAAAGTATCTACGAAGGAACCTTATTTTGTTGGTGATGAAAATTCCGAAATTAAAATAGCTGCTTTAGATATTGGAATTAAAAAGAATATTTTAAGAAACTTAGTAAAAAGAGGAGCATATATTAAAGTGTATCCTTATAATTCAAGTTTCGAAGAATTAAGTTCATTTAATCCAGATGGGTATTTTATTTCAAATGGCCCTGGAGATCCAGAACCTTTAACCGATGCAATTAATACCGCAAAAGAAATTATAAAGAGCGATTCTCCTTTATTTGGAATTTGTTTAGGACATCAAGTTATTGCGTTAGCAAACGGAATTTCAACCTACAAAATGCATAATGGACATAGAGGAATCAATCATCCTGTAAAAAACCTATTAACGGGTAAAGGAGAAATAACTTCTCAAAATCATGGTTTTGCTATTAATAGAGAAGAAACTGAGGCACATTCCGATGTAGAAATTACGCATGTACATTTAAATGATAATACAGTTGCAGGTATTAAAATGAAATCTAAAAATGTGTTTTCTGTACAATATCACCCAGAAGCAAGTCCTGGACCTCACGATTCGGAATATTTATTTGATCAATTTATAGAGAATATAAAAAAGACAAAACAGGTACAAGCGTAA
- a CDS encoding citrate synthase — MSDIAKLQIGDNQYEFPLITGTENEVAIDIKTLRGATGGVTTIDPGYKNTGSCQSAITFLNGEEGILRYRGYSIEELAEKADFLEVAYALIFGELPTKEQLEKFHSDIKDKSIVDDDIKKIIDAFPKNAHPMGVLSSLTSALTAFNPSSVNVDSEEDMYNSVVKILGKFPVLVAWTMRKKQGLPLNYGSKSLGYVENVLKMMFEQPNEEYVQNEVLVNALDKLLILHADHEQNCSTSTVRIVGSSHAGLFASLSAGISALWGPLHGGANQAVLEMLEAIKEDGGDTKKYMAKAKDKNDPFRLMGFGHRVYKNFDPRAKIIKVAADEVLKELGVNDPILDIAKGLEQEALNDDYFVKRKLYPNVDFYSGIIYRAMGIPVEMFTVMFALGRLPGWIAQWREMRLGKEPIGRPRQVYTGENFRPFKDISNR; from the coding sequence ATGTCAGATATAGCAAAATTACAAATAGGTGATAATCAATATGAGTTTCCTTTAATTACAGGAACAGAAAATGAAGTAGCAATTGATATAAAAACGCTTAGAGGCGCAACTGGTGGTGTTACCACTATAGATCCAGGTTATAAAAACACAGGTTCTTGCCAAAGTGCTATTACTTTTTTAAATGGTGAAGAAGGTATTTTACGTTATAGAGGTTATTCTATAGAAGAATTAGCAGAAAAAGCTGACTTTTTAGAAGTTGCTTATGCTTTAATTTTTGGAGAATTACCAACTAAAGAACAATTAGAGAAATTTCATTCAGATATAAAAGATAAGTCTATTGTAGATGATGATATTAAAAAAATCATTGATGCTTTTCCTAAAAATGCGCATCCAATGGGAGTTTTATCTTCATTAACTTCTGCTTTAACAGCTTTTAATCCTAGCTCTGTCAATGTAGATTCAGAAGAGGATATGTATAATTCTGTAGTTAAAATATTAGGAAAATTTCCTGTATTAGTAGCTTGGACTATGCGTAAAAAACAAGGTTTACCATTAAACTATGGATCAAAATCTTTAGGATACGTAGAAAATGTTTTAAAAATGATGTTTGAACAACCTAATGAAGAGTATGTTCAAAATGAAGTTTTAGTAAATGCTTTAGATAAATTATTAATCTTACATGCAGATCACGAGCAAAACTGTTCTACTTCTACAGTAAGAATTGTAGGTTCTTCTCACGCAGGTTTATTTGCTTCTCTTTCTGCTGGAATATCTGCACTTTGGGGACCACTTCATGGTGGAGCTAACCAAGCAGTTTTAGAAATGCTAGAAGCAATTAAAGAAGATGGCGGTGATACTAAGAAGTACATGGCAAAAGCAAAAGATAAAAATGATCCTTTCCGTTTAATGGGCTTTGGACATAGAGTATATAAAAACTTTGATCCTCGTGCAAAGATCATTAAAGTTGCAGCTGATGAAGTTTTAAAAGAATTAGGAGTTAATGATCCTATTCTTGATATAGCAAAAGGTTTAGAACAAGAAGCATTAAATGATGATTATTTTGTAAAACGTAAATTATATCCAAATGTAGATTTTTATTCAGGTATAATTTATAGAGCTATGGGAATTCCTGTAGAAATGTTTACAGTAATGTTTGCATTAGGTCGTTTACCAGGTTGGATTGCTCAATGGAGAGAAATGCGTTTAGGTAAAGAGCCAATTGGACGTCCACGTCAAGTTTATACAGGAGAAAACTTTAGACCATTTAAAGATATCTCTAATAGATAA
- a CDS encoding dimethylarginine dimethylaminohydrolase family protein codes for MLKLNVKNEISRLRAVVLGTAKSNGPTPSLEEAYDPKSLEHIKAGTYPLEEDMVKEMEAVAAVFKKYNVKVYRPELIENCNQIFARDIAFVIDDVFVKANILPDREVELEALQYVIDQINPVKVIRPPEEVHIEGGDVMLWNDYIFIGTYRGEDYPDYIVARTNTQGVEFIEKTFPHKKVKSFNLRKSQTNPRDNALHLDCCFQPVGKNKAILHKEGFLEEEEYEWLLNYFGKENCFIISKEEMYNMNSNIFSISEDVVISEKNFTRLNTWLRKNGITVEEVPYSEISKQEGLLRCSTMPLIRD; via the coding sequence ATGCTAAAATTAAACGTAAAAAACGAAATTTCTAGATTAAGAGCTGTAGTTCTTGGAACTGCTAAAAGTAATGGTCCAACACCTAGTTTGGAAGAAGCTTATGATCCTAAATCGTTAGAACATATAAAAGCAGGAACATATCCTTTAGAAGAAGATATGGTAAAAGAAATGGAAGCTGTTGCTGCTGTTTTTAAGAAATACAACGTAAAAGTTTATAGACCTGAATTAATAGAAAATTGTAACCAAATTTTTGCAAGAGACATAGCGTTTGTTATTGACGATGTTTTTGTTAAAGCAAATATTTTACCAGATAGAGAAGTAGAGTTAGAGGCATTACAATATGTTATAGATCAAATTAATCCGGTCAAAGTTATTCGGCCTCCAGAAGAAGTACATATTGAAGGAGGAGATGTTATGCTTTGGAATGATTACATTTTTATAGGAACTTATAGAGGTGAAGATTATCCAGATTATATTGTAGCAAGAACAAACACGCAAGGGGTTGAATTTATTGAGAAAACCTTTCCACATAAAAAAGTAAAATCATTTAATCTTAGAAAATCTCAAACAAATCCAAGAGATAATGCCTTGCATTTAGATTGTTGCTTTCAACCAGTAGGGAAAAATAAAGCAATTTTACATAAAGAAGGTTTCTTAGAAGAAGAAGAATATGAATGGTTATTAAACTACTTCGGAAAAGAAAATTGTTTTATCATTTCTAAAGAAGAAATGTATAATATGAATAGTAATATTTTTTCTATTTCTGAAGATGTAGTTATCTCGGAAAAGAACTTTACAAGATTAAACACTTGGTTACGTAAAAACGGAATTACTGTAGAAGAAGTACCATATTCAGAAATTTCTAAACAAGAAGGTTTGTTACGTTGTAGTACAATGCCTTTAATTAGAGATTAA
- the rplQ gene encoding 50S ribosomal protein L17 → MRHGKKFNHLGRQTAHRKAMLANMACSLIEHKRINTTVAKAKAIRQYIEPLITKSKSDTTHNRRTVFSYLRDKHAVTELFKEISVKVADRPGGYIRIIKLGNRQGDNAPMAMVELVDYNELYNPKGNKAKKTTRRSRRGGSKAEAAVESVDTKTEEKTEE, encoded by the coding sequence ATGAGACACGGAAAGAAATTTAATCATTTAGGAAGGCAAACAGCGCATAGAAAAGCAATGTTAGCAAATATGGCATGTTCTTTAATAGAACACAAGCGTATTAACACAACAGTAGCAAAAGCTAAAGCTATACGTCAGTATATTGAGCCTTTAATTACTAAGTCTAAATCAGATACAACACACAATCGTAGAACAGTATTTAGTTACTTACGCGATAAACATGCTGTAACAGAATTATTCAAAGAAATATCTGTAAAAGTTGCTGATCGTCCAGGAGGATATATTCGTATTATCAAATTAGGAAACCGTCAAGGAGATAACGCTCCAATGGCAATGGTAGAATTAGTTGATTACAACGAATTATATAACCCTAAAGGAAACAAAGCTAAGAAAACTACTCGTCGTAGCCGTCGTGGAGGAAGCAAAGCTGAAGCAGCAGTGGAATCAGTTGATACAAAGACTGAAGAGAAAACTGAAGAATAA
- the eno gene encoding phosphopyruvate hydratase — translation MSIIINIHARQIFDSRGNPTIEVDVTTDNGVLGRAAVPSGASTGEHEAVELRDGGKDYMGKGVLNAVKNVNTLIAENLLGVSVFEQNAIDQAMIDLDGTPNKAKLGANAILGVSLAVAKAAANELGMPLYRYVGGVSANTLPVPMMNIINGGSHSDAPIAFQEFMVMPVKAKNFTHTMQMGSEIFHNLKKVLHDRNLSTAVGDEGGFAPNLEGGTEDALDTIKKAVDNAGYKLGDDVMIALDCAAAEFFVDGKYDYTKFEGSTGKIRTSKEQADYLAELSENYPIISIEDGMDENDWEGWKYLTEKIGDKVQLVGDDLFVTNVERLSKGISTNTANSILIKVNQIGTLTETIAAVNMAHNAGYTSVMSHRSGETEDNTIADLAVALNCGQIKTGSASRSDRMAKYNQLLRIEEQLADVAYFPQEKAFKL, via the coding sequence ATGAGTATTATAATTAACATTCACGCACGTCAAATCTTTGATTCAAGAGGTAACCCAACTATAGAAGTAGATGTAACTACAGATAATGGAGTTTTAGGTAGAGCTGCAGTTCCTTCTGGAGCTTCTACAGGAGAACACGAAGCTGTAGAATTACGTGATGGAGGAAAAGATTATATGGGTAAAGGAGTTTTAAATGCTGTTAAAAATGTAAATACATTAATAGCTGAAAACTTATTAGGAGTTTCTGTTTTTGAACAAAACGCAATTGATCAAGCAATGATTGATTTAGATGGTACTCCAAACAAAGCTAAATTAGGAGCAAATGCAATTTTAGGTGTTTCTTTAGCAGTTGCAAAAGCAGCAGCAAATGAATTAGGAATGCCATTATACAGATATGTTGGAGGGGTTTCAGCAAATACGTTGCCAGTTCCAATGATGAATATTATTAATGGAGGTTCTCATTCAGATGCTCCAATTGCATTCCAAGAGTTTATGGTTATGCCAGTAAAAGCGAAGAATTTTACGCATACTATGCAAATGGGATCTGAGATTTTCCATAATTTAAAGAAAGTATTACATGACCGTAATTTATCAACAGCAGTTGGTGATGAAGGAGGTTTTGCACCCAATTTAGAAGGTGGAACAGAAGATGCTTTAGATACTATTAAAAAAGCTGTTGATAATGCAGGTTATAAGTTAGGAGACGATGTTATGATTGCTTTAGATTGTGCTGCAGCAGAATTTTTTGTAGACGGAAAATACGATTATACTAAGTTTGAAGGAAGTACAGGGAAAATAAGAACAAGTAAAGAACAAGCAGATTATTTAGCTGAGCTTTCTGAAAATTACCCTATTATTTCTATTGAAGACGGTATGGATGAAAACGATTGGGAAGGTTGGAAGTATTTAACCGAAAAGATTGGAGATAAAGTACAATTAGTTGGAGACGATTTATTTGTCACTAATGTAGAGCGTTTATCTAAAGGGATAAGCACAAATACAGCTAATTCAATTTTAATAAAAGTTAATCAAATAGGAACTTTAACAGAAACAATTGCAGCTGTAAACATGGCACATAATGCAGGTTATACTTCAGTTATGAGTCATAGATCTGGAGAAACTGAAGATAATACAATTGCCGATTTAGCAGTTGCTTTAAATTGTGGACAAATAAAAACTGGTTCTGCATCTCGTTCAGATAGAATGGCAAAGTACAATCAATTACTTCGTATAGAAGAACAATTAGCAGATGTAGCTTATTTTCCACAGGAAAAAGCTTTTAAATTATAA